One part of the Alistipes onderdonkii genome encodes these proteins:
- a CDS encoding DUF3853 family protein, whose product MIHQLLKKPVWQMNGEELLELQRLAAPPRVDSAEVKEPRLVYGLRGLCELLGCSRTTANKIKHDPRLRGCYSQAGKKIVFDAEKVLKALGRE is encoded by the coding sequence ATGATACACCAACTATTAAAGAAACCGGTGTGGCAGATGAACGGGGAGGAACTTTTGGAACTCCAACGGTTAGCTGCGCCCCCAAGAGTTGATTCCGCCGAGGTGAAGGAGCCTCGATTGGTCTATGGTCTGCGTGGGTTGTGCGAACTACTCGGCTGTTCGCGCACTACTGCGAATAAGATTAAGCACGATCCTCGTTTGCGGGGATGCTACTCGCAGGCAGGGAAGAAAATCGTATTCGATGCCGAAAAGGTACTTAAAGCGTTAGGAAGGGAATAA
- a CDS encoding site-specific integrase produces MAVNFYLNSRGDKHGDFPIRVSIAIGGIRLLTSVGYSINPAKWDSSKQKVRQGASNAKGITYNVINSHLNNIVQQSIDFENKCLTEKLKVTKELIQQNISTNKNKLDEVGEIREKTLFDVFDEFIKEIGNINGWTHGTYEKYIALRNHLYIFSPNLSFDDLTEKGLADFITHLRDEKGLRNSTIGKQLGFLKWFLKWSANNGYHKNMAYLSFKPKLKTTEKRIIFLTWDELMTVYNFSIPESKKYLDRVRDVFCFCCFTSLRYSDVYNLKRFDIKNGALHITTVKTADSLTIDLNKYSQAILDKYDGVPFEDNKALPVISNQKMNDYIKELGQLCGLDQPETVTYYVGNERVDEVYPKYELMGTHTGRRTFISNAIMMGIPPQVVMKWTGHSDYKAMKPYIAIADSAKAEAMKLFNEK; encoded by the coding sequence ATGGCGGTAAACTTTTATCTGAACAGCAGAGGCGATAAACACGGGGATTTCCCGATACGTGTTTCCATAGCCATCGGCGGAATAAGGCTTCTTACGTCCGTGGGGTACAGTATCAACCCTGCGAAATGGGACAGTTCCAAGCAGAAGGTCAGGCAGGGGGCGTCCAATGCGAAGGGAATAACGTACAACGTCATCAATTCCCACCTCAATAATATCGTTCAGCAGAGTATTGATTTCGAGAATAAATGCCTGACTGAAAAACTGAAGGTTACCAAGGAGCTGATTCAGCAAAATATCAGCACCAACAAAAACAAACTGGATGAGGTGGGGGAGATACGTGAAAAAACGCTGTTCGATGTCTTCGACGAGTTCATTAAGGAGATAGGAAATATAAACGGGTGGACGCACGGCACGTATGAAAAATACATCGCCCTGCGGAATCATCTGTATATCTTCTCGCCAAACTTGTCGTTCGACGATCTGACGGAAAAGGGGCTTGCGGATTTCATTACTCATCTTCGGGACGAAAAAGGGCTTCGCAACAGCACGATAGGAAAGCAGTTGGGGTTCTTAAAATGGTTTCTGAAATGGTCTGCGAACAATGGTTACCACAAGAATATGGCTTACCTCTCCTTTAAGCCCAAATTGAAAACGACCGAGAAACGTATCATTTTCCTCACTTGGGATGAACTGATGACCGTTTACAACTTTTCGATACCGGAGAGTAAGAAATATTTGGATCGGGTTCGGGATGTGTTCTGCTTTTGTTGTTTCACTTCGCTGCGTTATTCGGATGTCTATAATCTGAAACGGTTTGATATCAAAAATGGGGCACTTCATATTACAACGGTAAAAACAGCGGACAGCCTTACAATCGACCTGAATAAATACAGTCAAGCAATACTCGATAAATACGACGGGGTTCCGTTTGAGGATAATAAGGCATTGCCCGTAATATCGAATCAAAAGATGAACGATTATATCAAGGAACTCGGCCAATTGTGCGGTCTGGATCAACCCGAAACGGTTACCTATTATGTAGGGAACGAACGGGTCGATGAGGTTTATCCGAAATACGAACTGATGGGTACACATACGGGGCGGCGGACATTTATAAGCAATGCAATTATGATGGGCATACCCCCGCAAGTGGTGATGAAATGGACGGGGCACAGCGACTATAAAGCGATGAAGCCCTATATAGCCATTGCGGATTCGGCAAAAGCCGAGGCGATGAAATTGTTTAATGAGAAATAG
- a CDS encoding DUF3575 domain-containing protein: protein MNKIYFMLAILLASVNSSLAQKWAVKSNLLYDATATINLGVEAALGPRVTLDISGNYNPWEFGDARWKHWLIQPEVRYWLCESFNGHFFGLHAHYAEYNAGGINFNADFHRNRYQGHLYGAGLSYGYQWLIGKRWNLEATVGLGYARLWDRKYPIAECGEVIRTRSRNYFGPTKIGLALIFIIK from the coding sequence ATGAATAAAATTTATTTCATGCTGGCAATCCTGCTGGCATCGGTAAATTCATCCCTGGCCCAGAAATGGGCCGTCAAGAGCAACTTGCTCTACGATGCCACCGCTACGATCAACCTGGGTGTCGAAGCGGCGCTCGGCCCCCGCGTAACGCTGGACATATCGGGCAACTACAATCCGTGGGAGTTCGGCGACGCCCGGTGGAAACATTGGCTGATACAACCCGAAGTACGCTACTGGCTTTGCGAGAGCTTCAACGGCCACTTTTTCGGATTGCACGCCCATTACGCCGAATACAATGCGGGAGGGATCAATTTCAACGCCGATTTCCACCGCAACCGCTATCAGGGGCACCTCTACGGTGCGGGTTTATCCTACGGTTATCAGTGGCTGATCGGCAAGCGGTGGAACCTCGAAGCCACAGTCGGCCTGGGGTACGCCCGTTTGTGGGATCGGAAATATCCGATCGCCGAATGCGGCGAAGTGATCCGCACCCGCTCACGCAACTATTTCGGGCCGACCAAAATCGGCCTGGCACTCATCTTTATCATCAAATAA
- a CDS encoding OmpA family protein: protein MKRHTKQRITGLLAVCLTFTAAVYGREGNPAAYREGDRLCVRLPITAGIDLPANGQLTVTPVVSNGENQILLAPVVFTGRIREKVDERRERLYGIPAVPEGVFSNTVIRRSRKNPSANAVLFEGDIPYEPWMAGGRIVLYRDLEGCAGHRTALPPLVAAEIAPAVQPRLSFLVPVDEPKRHSEQLTAVIHFPQGRSVLLRGFADNSSQLARIDSLTARLLGNDSLSVETVYLKGYASPEDTYPYNTRLSANRVRSIRNYLQENFGLDSAVFITATEPEDWDSLRRWVVLSDLPARNEVLAVIDTVSDPDARDAGIRQIDNGATYLRLLREVYPQLRRVDYRISYTLPPFTVGQSRELIASRPEWLSLGEMCRLAECYPVDSPERAYVCATALEFYPDDPYACNNMAALALRCGDIQTARQCLNRCAGDPCTLNNLGILCLIDGDSEKARYCFSLAAEYGSGEGTYNLAHFDELGCKW, encoded by the coding sequence ATGAAACGCCATACAAAGCAACGCATAACCGGCTTACTGGCCGTATGCCTGACCTTCACCGCGGCAGTCTACGGTCGCGAGGGGAATCCGGCCGCTTACAGGGAGGGCGACCGGCTTTGCGTAAGGCTCCCGATCACCGCCGGCATCGACCTCCCGGCCAACGGACAGCTGACCGTCACGCCGGTCGTCAGCAACGGCGAAAACCAAATACTTCTGGCTCCCGTCGTTTTCACGGGACGCATCCGGGAGAAAGTCGACGAACGCCGGGAACGGCTTTACGGCATACCGGCTGTTCCCGAAGGCGTTTTCAGCAATACGGTCATCCGCCGCAGCCGGAAAAATCCGTCGGCAAATGCGGTTCTTTTCGAAGGTGATATTCCTTACGAGCCGTGGATGGCGGGCGGACGAATCGTCCTTTACCGCGACCTGGAGGGATGTGCCGGACACCGGACGGCCCTTCCGCCGCTGGTCGCCGCCGAGATCGCCCCTGCCGTACAACCACGGCTGTCGTTCCTCGTTCCCGTAGACGAACCCAAACGACACAGCGAACAGCTCACGGCTGTCATACACTTCCCGCAGGGCCGTTCGGTGCTGTTGCGCGGGTTCGCCGACAATAGCAGCCAACTGGCGCGTATCGACAGCCTGACTGCACGGTTGCTGGGAAACGACAGCCTTTCGGTAGAGACCGTCTACCTGAAAGGATATGCCTCGCCCGAGGACACCTATCCCTATAACACCCGTCTTTCCGCAAACCGCGTACGGTCGATCCGCAACTACCTGCAAGAGAACTTCGGACTGGACAGCGCGGTCTTCATCACCGCGACCGAGCCGGAGGACTGGGACAGCCTGCGGCGTTGGGTCGTCCTGTCCGACCTGCCCGCAAGGAACGAGGTGCTGGCCGTGATCGACACCGTGTCCGATCCCGATGCCCGCGATGCCGGCATCCGGCAAATCGACAACGGCGCAACCTACCTCCGGCTGCTGCGTGAAGTTTATCCGCAGCTGCGGCGCGTGGATTACCGCATCAGTTATACCCTGCCCCCGTTCACCGTGGGACAGAGCCGCGAACTGATCGCTTCCCGTCCCGAATGGCTGAGCCTGGGCGAAATGTGCCGGCTGGCGGAATGCTATCCCGTCGACTCACCCGAAAGAGCCTATGTCTGTGCAACCGCGCTGGAGTTTTACCCCGACGATCCGTACGCCTGCAACAACATGGCGGCACTGGCCCTGCGCTGCGGCGACATACAAACGGCCCGTCAATGCCTGAACCGCTGCGCCGGGGATCCCTGCACACTGAACAACCTCGGCATCCTGTGCCTGATCGACGGCGATTCGGAGAAGGCGCGCTACTGCTTCTCGCTCGCCGCGGAATACGGCTCCGGGGAGGGGACATACAACCTGGCGCATTTCGACGAATTGGGTTGCAAATGGTAA
- a CDS encoding FimB/Mfa2 family fimbrial subunit: MNNRIHTTIILAAAAFAACSGSERADIAPVTETSRIMLVREGAADVSVYAFRREGAVFLFDTLFREGWTPDGKLSVRLPNGHYKFLFASGAADRIALQPAPLTRQTSWEEAAFVLRENAAVPGTCFPADELFLQYPASGANTVYTIDGAAQTVRARLTRAVCRIAVIVKRGYHDGTRYVEVPYAKPQSVLGQIGRIELSADHTGQRVNPDGSSGTATVTATLAAADYAELTDAGFVRFEGPFVIPPADVGEIGLDISVVPAAGAALQPAQLRLTGKAERNRQLEITLWITSDYPVIGVEIQTAPITEEQDGDTGIWE; the protein is encoded by the coding sequence ATGAATAATCGGATTCATACGACCATCATCCTGGCAGCAGCCGCTTTCGCAGCCTGTTCGGGGTCGGAGCGAGCAGATATCGCTCCGGTCACGGAGACCTCGCGGATCATGCTGGTGCGCGAAGGGGCCGCGGATGTCTCAGTTTACGCCTTTCGCCGGGAGGGAGCGGTTTTCCTTTTCGACACGCTGTTTCGCGAAGGATGGACACCCGACGGCAAACTGTCGGTGCGCCTGCCGAACGGGCACTACAAATTCCTGTTCGCCAGCGGAGCGGCCGACCGGATCGCCCTGCAACCCGCCCCGTTAACGCGGCAAACTTCATGGGAAGAGGCGGCCTTCGTCTTGCGTGAAAACGCAGCCGTGCCCGGAACCTGTTTCCCGGCCGATGAACTGTTCCTGCAATATCCCGCATCCGGTGCCAATACGGTCTACACGATCGACGGCGCGGCACAAACGGTTCGCGCCCGGCTCACGCGCGCTGTCTGCCGAATCGCCGTCATTGTCAAGCGGGGCTACCACGACGGCACGCGATATGTCGAGGTTCCCTATGCCAAACCGCAATCCGTGCTCGGCCAGATCGGGCGCATCGAACTCTCGGCCGACCACACGGGCCAGCGCGTGAATCCCGACGGAAGCAGCGGAACGGCCACGGTGACGGCGACACTCGCGGCGGCGGATTATGCAGAACTTACCGACGCGGGATTTGTCCGGTTCGAAGGGCCCTTCGTCATTCCGCCCGCCGACGTCGGGGAGATAGGCCTGGACATCTCGGTCGTACCCGCGGCGGGAGCCGCCCTGCAACCGGCGCAGCTGCGCCTGACGGGTAAAGCCGAACGTAACAGGCAACTCGAAATTACGCTCTGGATCACGTCGGATTACCCCGTTATCGGAGTAGAAATACAAACGGCCCCGATCACCGAGGAACAGGACGGCGATACGGGCATTTGGGAATAA
- a CDS encoding DUF5031 domain-containing protein has protein sequence MLFLPALSAACGLEAQEEIFPGNKFRYTELRLEGTLPVSGYPTPLYLFRRAARTQDGYVFDRSYTSVADGETLKLPLAELKAYDYRFLMVAQPGDAQRLSLSTAAGTQFVPGVAWEDLRLGCASGAAAPDGYSGYTDLSGEAILLDGKIRLTLTRVAGQVLFDIYRTGSSLSQPESILSPDVESVIDRIARIEISYENPTTELRFDENGTLVPAAYASEPLVQSILPQMTDFKVPLPQTDKGLGIYDDGVRGSLRMKGAFLLPSDSKLRVKLLFTYYDTTPACGNGHTDVHSAACFPQRQLTLALPAADAATGLPVAANCFTVNRAGLHCDRIIDIPVRGGIETNFDWL, from the coding sequence ATGCTGTTTTTGCCTGCCCTCTCCGCAGCCTGCGGGCTGGAGGCGCAGGAGGAGATCTTTCCCGGCAATAAGTTCCGCTACACCGAACTTCGCCTGGAGGGCACGCTTCCCGTATCGGGATACCCAACCCCGCTCTACCTTTTCCGCCGGGCGGCGCGAACGCAGGACGGATATGTTTTCGACCGCAGTTACACTTCGGTCGCCGACGGTGAGACACTGAAACTTCCGCTCGCCGAGCTGAAAGCCTACGACTACCGTTTTCTGATGGTCGCCCAGCCCGGCGACGCGCAACGGCTGTCGCTGTCCACAGCGGCCGGGACACAGTTCGTCCCGGGGGTCGCATGGGAAGACCTGCGGCTGGGATGCGCCTCGGGGGCGGCTGCGCCGGACGGTTACAGCGGCTATACAGACTTGAGCGGCGAAGCTATTCTCCTCGACGGCAAAATCCGCCTCACGCTGACACGCGTCGCAGGGCAGGTGCTCTTCGACATCTACCGCACGGGAAGCTCGCTCTCGCAGCCCGAAAGCATCCTATCGCCCGATGTGGAGTCGGTGATCGACCGGATCGCACGGATCGAAATCTCCTATGAGAATCCGACCACCGAACTGCGGTTCGATGAAAACGGGACACTGGTTCCCGCAGCGTATGCTTCGGAACCGCTGGTGCAAAGCATTCTGCCACAGATGACGGATTTCAAGGTTCCACTCCCCCAGACGGACAAGGGACTCGGCATATACGACGACGGGGTGCGCGGCAGCCTGCGCATGAAAGGAGCTTTCCTGCTGCCGTCCGATTCGAAACTGCGGGTGAAACTGCTCTTCACATACTACGACACGACGCCTGCCTGCGGCAACGGCCACACGGATGTCCATTCCGCAGCCTGTTTCCCGCAGCGGCAGCTGACCCTCGCCCTTCCGGCGGCCGATGCCGCGACGGGGCTTCCGGTGGCTGCAAATTGCTTCACGGTCAACCGGGCGGGACTGCACTGCGACCGGATCATCGACATTCCGGTCAGAGGGGGCATCGAAACGAATTTCGACTGGTTGTGA
- a CDS encoding FimB/Mfa2 family fimbrial subunit encodes MKKSLYIPFAFLCLLSAMSCIEEKLDPCPPQGGEVTVALRVEKFQARPPYRPSDFEQEFGKRIHSLDYLLYADGQLIGQGRADDLQTAAGGDCLFRMGTLPFGTYRLAFVANAAARMMTGTTDAPEARYIVYQGEKNGDDHFRADVPFEVTCPCRNEFEAVLQRVHGITRFRFENIPAQIASVEVVLDNVGQRMPLCGEPDQGCEVSKRVTAAQLRARAAGSFTLGTFCTLPGERTSWRLRLYGEDDAPLYDRVVTDTLRIECNQLIDLTARFEEGDFRGEIEFSVDVDTTWDGANEGGGEIIR; translated from the coding sequence ATGAAAAAATCACTTTACATACCGTTCGCGTTCCTGTGCCTGCTGTCGGCAATGTCGTGCATCGAAGAGAAACTCGACCCGTGTCCACCCCAGGGAGGAGAAGTTACGGTCGCACTCCGGGTCGAGAAATTCCAGGCCCGGCCGCCCTACCGTCCGTCGGATTTCGAACAGGAATTCGGGAAACGCATCCATTCGCTCGACTACCTGCTCTATGCCGACGGGCAGCTGATCGGGCAAGGCCGCGCGGACGACCTACAGACCGCTGCCGGCGGGGACTGCCTCTTCCGCATGGGCACGCTTCCGTTCGGAACGTACCGGCTGGCGTTCGTGGCCAACGCTGCGGCGCGCATGATGACGGGGACGACCGATGCTCCGGAGGCACGTTACATCGTTTACCAGGGAGAAAAGAACGGTGACGACCATTTCCGCGCCGACGTGCCGTTCGAAGTGACCTGCCCCTGCCGCAATGAATTCGAAGCCGTCCTTCAGCGCGTACACGGCATAACCCGCTTCCGGTTCGAGAATATTCCCGCCCAAATCGCCTCCGTCGAGGTGGTGCTCGACAACGTCGGCCAGCGTATGCCGCTCTGCGGGGAACCCGACCAGGGGTGCGAGGTTTCCAAACGCGTCACCGCAGCGCAGCTGAGGGCACGCGCCGCCGGGTCGTTCACGCTCGGCACGTTCTGCACGCTGCCGGGCGAAAGGACATCGTGGCGGCTCAGACTCTACGGCGAGGACGACGCACCGCTCTACGACCGGGTAGTCACCGACACCCTGCGGATCGAATGCAACCAGTTGATCGACCTTACGGCACGTTTTGAAGAGGGCGATTTCCGGGGAGAAATCGAGTTCTCGGTCGACGTCGACACGACATGGGACGGAGCCAACGAAGGCGGGGGCGAAATCATACGATGA
- a CDS encoding STM3941 family protein, whose amino-acid sequence MKMIVHKSRKKAVCITVAGFLAGIAGGLILYCVRDVVLGWCFVATAGFTLLYGIGSLYDRRPYIVLTEDGITEMFTIRGQIEWEAILYADDFYFRGQYWVRLLLESNYKPQLIRPAWFWRFDRLYESKGVKAVYLRTMGLEIDSMQLVALIRRMKEADVPGRIELLNGCLLK is encoded by the coding sequence ATGAAGATGATAGTGCATAAATCCAGGAAAAAGGCAGTGTGTATCACCGTCGCCGGGTTCCTTGCGGGGATTGCCGGCGGCCTTATCCTGTACTGTGTCCGCGATGTCGTTCTGGGATGGTGTTTCGTGGCGACGGCGGGTTTTACCCTGTTGTACGGTATCGGCTCGCTGTACGACCGCCGACCCTATATCGTCCTTACCGAAGACGGCATCACCGAGATGTTCACGATCCGCGGGCAGATCGAATGGGAGGCCATCCTTTACGCGGACGATTTCTATTTCCGGGGACAATACTGGGTGCGGTTGCTGCTCGAGAGCAACTACAAGCCGCAGCTCATACGGCCGGCCTGGTTCTGGCGGTTCGACCGCCTTTACGAATCGAAGGGCGTAAAGGCGGTTTATCTGCGCACGATGGGGCTGGAGATCGATTCCATGCAGCTGGTCGCCCTGATCCGGCGGATGAAGGAAGCGGATGTGCCCGGGAGGATCGAGCTGCTGAACGGCTGCCTGTTGAAATAA
- a CDS encoding mechanosensitive ion channel family protein → MLNYEIWGNSVQTWIVSLLIIAGAFIVVKLLSLLGRKVIKPFIGRTSNRVDDIIYYSLESPLKFAVMLLGIWIAIHRLVYPDHLVKYVDNAYSILIILDITWVLARLSTALLQQYWGQRSDGHALKMMPVVRRTILVLIWIVGLVTALSNVGVDINALWGTLGIGGIAFALAAQDTVKNIFGAFTIFTDKPFGIGDTINVNGFEGTVVDVGMRSTRIMGYDRRITSYPNYKITDASIVNISSEPMRRAMVKVGLTYDTGADKMNEALDILRGLPAKVKNVSENPSDITAYFSDYTDSALVITFYYYIEKQGDILKVTSDMNLAILAAFNKAGLNFAFPTRTLLVQRGGEDAGSGDESVPGNAPQTPNS, encoded by the coding sequence ATGTTAAATTACGAAATCTGGGGAAACAGCGTCCAGACATGGATCGTCTCCCTACTCATCATAGCAGGAGCGTTTATCGTCGTGAAACTGCTGTCCCTGCTGGGCAGGAAGGTTATAAAACCCTTTATCGGGCGCACAAGCAACCGGGTGGACGACATCATATACTATTCCCTGGAGTCGCCCCTGAAATTCGCCGTGATGCTGCTGGGCATCTGGATCGCCATCCATCGGCTGGTCTACCCGGATCATCTGGTAAAATACGTCGACAATGCCTACAGCATACTGATCATACTCGACATCACCTGGGTTCTGGCCCGCCTCTCCACGGCCCTGCTCCAGCAATATTGGGGGCAGCGGTCGGACGGCCATGCGCTGAAAATGATGCCGGTAGTCAGGCGGACGATCCTGGTTCTGATCTGGATCGTCGGTCTGGTAACAGCCCTGAGCAATGTAGGGGTCGACATCAATGCGTTATGGGGCACGCTGGGCATCGGCGGTATCGCCTTCGCCCTGGCGGCGCAGGATACCGTGAAGAATATCTTCGGCGCGTTCACCATCTTCACGGACAAGCCCTTCGGCATCGGCGACACGATCAACGTGAACGGCTTCGAAGGGACGGTGGTCGACGTGGGCATGCGCAGTACGCGAATCATGGGTTACGACCGGCGCATCACCAGTTATCCGAATTACAAAATTACGGACGCCTCGATCGTCAACATCTCGTCGGAACCGATGCGCCGCGCCATGGTTAAGGTGGGGCTGACCTACGACACCGGCGCAGACAAGATGAACGAGGCGCTGGATATTTTGAGGGGCCTCCCGGCGAAGGTAAAGAACGTTTCCGAAAATCCGTCGGACATAACGGCCTACTTTTCGGACTACACCGATTCGGCGCTGGTCATCACATTTTACTATTACATCGAAAAACAGGGGGATATTCTGAAAGTGACCTCGGACATGAACCTGGCCATACTGGCCGCCTTCAACAAGGCCGGGCTCAATTTCGCCTTCCCGACACGCACGCTGCTCGTGCAACGGGGCGGGGAGGACGCCGGATCCGGAGACGAATCCGTCCCCGGAAACGCCCCGCAAACGCCCAATTCATAA
- the pulA gene encoding type I pullulanase, whose amino-acid sequence MDNIKNHPAPDQLDSFDKYPPYYGQDLELAYTPQRSVFTLWAPTASKTRLNIYSSGEGGNPEEQLEMEPSDDGTWRIAVERDLNGSFYTFQIEKEGKWLAETPGIWAKAVGINGDRAAVIDWNQTNPEGWESDRAPELKMYSDIILYELHHRDFSIAPDSGIRNKGKFLALTETGTKTPEGEASGLDHLKELGVTHIHILPSFDYATVDETRLADKTYNWGYDPKNYNVPEGSYSTDPANPVTRIREFKEMVKSLHQNGMRIVLDVVYNHTASVDRSNFNLTVPGYFYRQNADGSYSDASGCGNETASEREMVRHYIVESVKFWVQEYHIDGFRFDLMGIHDIDTMNRIREELTKIDPTIFIYGEGWLAADSPLPPEKRAVRDHVGEMEGIAVFCDDFRDAVRGSTFDEQAAGYASGNIVGHYEPVKFGIAGATQHPQVDYNGLLYSSVPYASAPSQAVNFVASHDGYTVIDKLRFSVKGDHADDELPPIDKLVHTILLTAQGVPFIRAGEEMMQDKQGEPNSFRSPDAVNRIDWALKAKNRDLFDYVRGLIALRKAHPAFRIPTAEGLQQGLHFLDTGDSGVIAYTLGEYANGDAWKEILVAYNGNRHQAEFHIPEADWIVVCRDGRIDPDSRDRLPGGNTRIAASSAIIAYRE is encoded by the coding sequence ATGGATAATATCAAAAACCACCCCGCACCCGACCAGTTGGATTCGTTCGACAAATATCCGCCGTACTACGGCCAAGACCTCGAACTGGCGTATACGCCCCAACGCTCCGTCTTTACGCTCTGGGCGCCCACCGCGAGCAAAACCCGGCTCAATATCTACTCCTCGGGCGAGGGAGGCAATCCGGAGGAGCAATTGGAAATGGAGCCCTCGGACGACGGAACCTGGCGCATTGCCGTCGAACGCGACCTGAATGGCTCCTTCTATACCTTCCAGATAGAAAAAGAGGGGAAATGGCTCGCCGAAACACCCGGCATCTGGGCGAAGGCGGTCGGCATAAACGGCGATCGGGCGGCCGTGATCGACTGGAACCAGACCAATCCGGAAGGCTGGGAATCGGATCGTGCGCCCGAATTGAAAATGTATTCCGACATTATTCTCTACGAACTGCACCACCGCGATTTCAGCATCGCCCCGGATTCCGGAATCCGCAACAAGGGCAAATTTCTGGCCCTGACCGAAACCGGCACCAAAACCCCCGAAGGCGAGGCATCCGGTCTGGATCACCTCAAGGAACTGGGCGTAACGCATATACACATCCTCCCCTCCTTCGACTATGCGACGGTGGACGAGACAAGGCTGGCGGACAAGACCTACAACTGGGGATACGACCCGAAGAACTACAACGTTCCGGAAGGCAGTTACTCCACCGACCCGGCCAACCCCGTGACGCGCATCCGCGAGTTTAAGGAAATGGTGAAAAGCCTGCATCAGAACGGGATGCGCATCGTCCTCGACGTCGTCTACAACCACACCGCCTCGGTCGATCGTTCGAACTTCAACCTTACCGTCCCGGGCTACTTTTACCGCCAGAATGCCGACGGTTCCTACTCGGACGCCTCGGGCTGCGGCAATGAAACGGCTTCGGAACGCGAAATGGTACGGCATTACATCGTCGAATCCGTCAAATTCTGGGTACAGGAGTACCATATCGACGGGTTCCGGTTCGACCTGATGGGAATACACGATATCGACACGATGAACCGCATCCGGGAAGAACTGACGAAGATCGACCCTACGATCTTCATATACGGCGAAGGATGGCTTGCGGCCGACTCTCCCCTGCCTCCGGAAAAACGGGCGGTACGGGATCACGTCGGTGAAATGGAGGGCATCGCCGTTTTCTGCGACGATTTCCGCGACGCCGTGCGCGGCAGCACGTTCGACGAACAGGCCGCCGGTTATGCCTCCGGGAATATCGTCGGGCATTACGAACCCGTAAAATTCGGGATCGCCGGCGCCACGCAGCATCCGCAAGTGGATTATAACGGACTGTTATACAGCTCTGTGCCATACGCATCCGCCCCTTCGCAGGCAGTCAATTTCGTCGCCAGCCACGACGGTTACACGGTGATCGACAAACTGAGATTTTCCGTCAAGGGCGACCATGCCGACGACGAGCTGCCGCCTATCGACAAACTGGTACACACCATTCTGCTCACGGCACAGGGGGTTCCTTTCATCCGCGCCGGCGAAGAGATGATGCAGGACAAACAGGGGGAACCGAACAGTTTCCGTTCGCCCGACGCCGTCAACAGGATCGACTGGGCCTTGAAAGCCAAAAACCGGGATCTGTTCGATTATGTCCGGGGGCTGATCGCACTTCGGAAAGCACATCCGGCATTCCGGATCCCGACGGCAGAGGGGCTGCAGCAGGGGCTTCATTTCCTTGACACGGGCGACTCCGGAGTGATCGCCTATACGCTGGGAGAATATGCGAACGGCGATGCGTGGAAAGAGATCCTGGTGGCCTATAACGGCAACCGCCACCAAGCCGAGTTCCACATTCCCGAAGCGGATTGGATCGTAGTCTGCCGCGACGGCCGGATCGACCCCGACAGCCGCGACCGCCTGCCCGGCGGCAACACCCGTATAGCGGCCTCCTCGGCCATTATCGCATACCGCGAATAA
- a CDS encoding GlsB/YeaQ/YmgE family stress response membrane protein, producing the protein MYFLWYLLIGLAAGWIASLIFKGSGSGLLVNLIVGLVGGFLGGWLVSLFGWVPTGTFGTFIASVIGAIVLLWIVSLFTRRKTVKTL; encoded by the coding sequence ATGTATTTCTTATGGTATTTACTCATTGGCCTGGCGGCCGGATGGATCGCCAGCCTGATCTTTAAAGGCAGCGGCTCCGGATTGCTGGTCAATCTGATCGTCGGCCTTGTCGGCGGCTTTTTGGGCGGCTGGCTCGTTTCGCTGTTCGGCTGGGTACCGACAGGTACTTTCGGCACCTTCATAGCTTCGGTCATCGGGGCTATCGTGCTGCTGTGGATCGTATCGCTGTTCACACGGCGCAAAACCGTTAAAACATTATAA